The proteins below are encoded in one region of Hordeum vulgare subsp. vulgare chromosome 3H, MorexV3_pseudomolecules_assembly, whole genome shotgun sequence:
- the LOC123445080 gene encoding flocculation protein FLO11-like has translation MEGDERQPLLAASPASSTPSRNGTSASDELSGERSSPRGAPPTKEHPTSSSSTTPPPAAGTPVPSSSTTLLPAAGTPVPSNSTTPPPAAGTPVPSSSPPAVGTPVPSSSPSAAGTPVPSSSPTAAGVPKGRPSFSSTKRSAPTVAISPSAGVFWDLSGRMRRAPSHPPVPAPPGLRETLRRQGARFDSVGVEKLIGILGFSLFGSLSLLPFTVDRVKDDSNITETHKIILVLIFGLIWVLASVGFLCGLHGKSDFEQAVCRFTARLGILGLTLLVILNLIWMLPSSTFATVCFYIFMIAAVILHIVLWITSCLVGEDKIEEIAGTEQQ, from the exons ATGGAAGGTGATGAGCGCCAGCCGCTGCTCGCGGCCTCGCCCGCCTCCTCCACGCCGTCGCGGAATGGCACGTCCGCCTCCGACGAGCTCTCGGGCGAACGGTCCTCCCCTCGTGGTGCTCCTCCGACGAAGGAGCatccaacctcctcctcctcgaccacGCCGCCGCCTGCCGCGGGCACCCCCGTCCCCTCCTCCTCGACCACGCTGCTGCCTGCCGCGGGCACCCCCGTCCCCTCCAACTCGACCACGCCGCCGCCTGCCGCGGGAACCCCGGtcccctcctcctcgccgcctgcCGTGGGAACCCCGGTCCCCTCCTCCTCGCCGAGTGCCGCGGGAACCCCGGTCCCCTCCTCCTCGCCGACTGCCGCGGGCGTCCCCAAGGGCCGGCCCTCCTTCTCGTCTACCAAGCGTTCGGCGCCGACTGTCGCGATATCGCCCTCTGCTGGAGTTTTCTGGGATTTGTCTGGCAGGATGCGAAGGGCGCCGTCGCACCCACCCGTCCCCGCTCCGCCTGGCCTTCGCGAGACGCTTCGTCGCCAGGGCGCAAGG TTTGACTCTGTTGGCGTCGAGAAGCTCATCGGAATATTGGGGTTCTCCTTGTTTGGATCCCTTTCCCTTTTGCCCTTCACTGTGGACCGCGTCAAGGACGACAGCAACATCACCGAGACACATAAGATCATCCTTGTGCTGATTTTTGGTTTGATCTGGGTGCTGGCAAGCGTTGGGTTCTTATGTGGATTGCACGGCAAGTCTGACTTTGAGCAGGCGGTATGCAGGTTCACTGCTCGCCTAGGGATTCTTGGACTGACACTTCTAGTGATTCTCAACCTCATATGGATGCTCCCGAGCAGCACCTTTGCCACTGTCTGCTTCTACATCTTCATGATCGCCGCTGTCATACTTCACATAGTGTTATGGATAACA AGCTGCCTAGTTGGCGAGGACAAGATCGAGGAGATTGCAGGAACAGAGCAGCAGTAG